Proteins encoded together in one Synechococcus sp. BL107 window:
- a CDS encoding PspA/IM30 family protein, translating into MGFFNRLGRLVRANANAAVSGMEDPVKILDQSVADMQSDLVKLRQAVALAIASQKRLSNQSEQAEAQAKTWYERAELALKKGEEDLAREALTRRKTFQETATSLGAQVQSQVGQVDTLKKSLVALEGKIAEAKTKKDMLKARAQAAQAQQQLQSAVGSIGTNSAMAAFERMEEKVEAMEATGQAAAELAGTDLESQFAALEGGNDVDDDLEALRTQLKGGPEAVALPAAEVSEQVKPVQVEEVDADLEDLKRSIDKL; encoded by the coding sequence ATGGGTTTCTTCAATCGGCTGGGCCGACTGGTTCGTGCCAATGCCAACGCCGCTGTCAGTGGCATGGAGGATCCAGTCAAGATCCTGGATCAGTCGGTTGCGGATATGCAGTCCGATTTGGTCAAATTGCGCCAAGCGGTTGCTTTAGCGATCGCGAGTCAGAAGCGTCTTAGTAACCAATCGGAACAGGCTGAAGCCCAAGCAAAAACTTGGTACGAGCGGGCCGAGCTTGCACTGAAAAAAGGTGAGGAAGATCTGGCGCGTGAGGCGTTAACCCGACGCAAGACGTTCCAAGAAACGGCCACGTCCCTGGGAGCCCAAGTCCAGTCCCAAGTGGGTCAAGTGGACACGCTCAAAAAAAGCCTTGTGGCTTTGGAGGGAAAAATTGCCGAAGCCAAGACCAAAAAAGACATGCTCAAGGCCCGCGCTCAAGCGGCTCAGGCCCAACAGCAACTTCAAAGTGCAGTGGGAAGCATCGGCACCAATTCAGCCATGGCTGCCTTTGAGCGGATGGAGGAGAAAGTCGAGGCAATGGAGGCCACAGGGCAAGCTGCCGCGGAGTTGGCCGGAACGGATCTAGAGAGTCAATTCGCAGCTTTAGAGGGTGGCAATGATGTGGATGACGATTTGGAAGCCCTCCGAACCCAGTTGAAAGGTGGTCCGGAGGCAGTAGCGCTCCCAGCGGCGGAAGTTTCAGAGCAGGTCAAGCCGGTGCAAGTCGAAGAAGTCGACGCTGATCTCGAGGATCTGAAGCGTTCCATTGACAAGCTTTGA
- the trxA gene encoding thioredoxin — MAPSVVDFTDAGFETEVLKASGSVLVDFWAPWCGPCRLIAPLMTWAAETYGDQLRVGKIEVDGNPSTRDAYQVQGIPTLILFRDGELVARHEGAIAKPQLQAFLDANL, encoded by the coding sequence TTGGCGCCCTCAGTTGTTGATTTCACGGATGCCGGTTTTGAAACGGAGGTGTTGAAAGCTTCCGGCTCGGTGTTGGTGGATTTTTGGGCCCCCTGGTGTGGTCCTTGTCGTCTCATCGCTCCCCTGATGACTTGGGCGGCGGAAACCTATGGCGACCAGCTGAGGGTGGGAAAGATTGAAGTTGATGGAAATCCCTCAACGCGAGATGCATATCAGGTTCAAGGGATTCCCACCTTGATCCTGTTCCGTGATGGGGAGCTTGTGGCTCGGCATGAAGGGGCGATCGCTAAGCCCCAACTTCAAGCCTTCCTGGATGCCAACCTCTAA
- a CDS encoding aminotransferase class I/II-fold pyridoxal phosphate-dependent enzyme: MPTSKRLSALGSGVFARSDAAKQTYRERTAQRGGPALVDLSIGSSDLAPPQEVLQSIATAVLQPSSTSYCLQAGVKPFHRAVADWCRQRFGVVVDPDREVQLLVGSQEGTAHLPLAVLDDGDAALHLDPCYPSHSGGLHLAGAAVQKLSLSPEHNWRPDLQSIRASQWDQLKLFVLGYPHNPTARVGDQEDLNRIMGFGTRHQLVIAHDNPYVDLALNGVAPALLQAPGWRDWGIEFFSLSKGWCLGGLRLGFAVGAAPLIAALRQTKAVIDFNQSLALQQGGIQALQEFAHWPIKLHPIFRERRDRVVRLLSNRGWNIACPDMAMYLWMPLPAAALARGWSDEQTASELLQRSGVALTPGSGFGVAGRDWLRMALVRPVDELELAAQRLMDALDE; encoded by the coding sequence ATGCCAACCTCTAAACGGTTAAGTGCGCTTGGCAGTGGTGTCTTCGCTCGAAGCGATGCTGCCAAGCAGACTTATAGAGAGAGAACAGCACAGCGGGGCGGGCCAGCTCTTGTTGATCTTTCCATCGGGTCTTCCGATTTAGCTCCGCCACAGGAGGTGCTGCAGTCGATCGCCACAGCTGTTCTCCAGCCATCCAGTACGAGCTACTGCCTCCAGGCAGGGGTCAAGCCCTTTCATCGAGCTGTCGCTGATTGGTGCCGGCAGCGTTTTGGTGTTGTCGTCGACCCCGACCGTGAAGTTCAACTCCTCGTTGGTTCTCAGGAAGGCACGGCTCACCTTCCCCTTGCCGTTTTGGATGATGGAGATGCGGCTCTGCATCTTGATCCCTGTTACCCATCGCATTCAGGGGGACTGCACCTGGCAGGTGCGGCGGTTCAAAAGCTTTCTCTGTCTCCGGAACACAACTGGCGGCCGGATCTGCAAAGCATTCGAGCGTCGCAGTGGGATCAGTTGAAATTGTTTGTGCTTGGTTATCCCCATAATCCAACCGCTCGCGTGGGCGATCAAGAGGATTTGAATCGAATCATGGGGTTCGGAACACGGCATCAGCTCGTGATTGCCCACGACAATCCCTATGTAGATCTTGCCCTCAACGGCGTTGCTCCGGCCTTGTTGCAGGCTCCCGGATGGAGGGACTGGGGCATTGAATTTTTCTCCTTGTCGAAGGGTTGGTGCTTGGGCGGTTTACGTCTCGGTTTTGCTGTTGGAGCCGCACCGCTTATTGCAGCGTTACGGCAAACGAAGGCCGTCATTGATTTCAATCAGTCGCTCGCCTTGCAACAGGGAGGAATCCAGGCTTTGCAAGAGTTTGCGCATTGGCCTATCAAGTTGCATCCAATTTTTCGGGAGCGACGTGATCGTGTTGTGCGTTTGCTCTCCAATCGGGGTTGGAACATCGCCTGTCCAGATATGGCCATGTATCTCTGGATGCCTCTGCCTGCAGCGGCCCTAGCCCGCGGTTGGTCTGATGAACAAACCGCATCGGAATTACTGCAGCGCAGTGGCGTTGCTCTAACTCCAGGCTCTGGCTTTGGTGTCGCGGGTCGCGATTGGTTGCGGATGGCATTGGTGCGACCCGTTGATGAACTTGAACTGGCTGCCCAGCGACTGATGGATGCCTTGGATGAATGA
- a CDS encoding biotin--[acetyl-CoA-carboxylase] ligase encodes MPWMNEACRPGRHGGRVMWNYRRVAGGAAQPWLLRSVPVCSSTEVLLSRWLKGPVEFDQACAVVAAHQRWGTGQWGRRWSSPRGGVWLSAALPWHGEGSGRAGLLGLAVAVAFAERLECHGLPVRIKWPNDLVLYGRKLAGFLPSVTQRGSSVRQLRIGFGLNICNPVPIEGIALDQLDRVGSHDPARWTAEILLALDRCQQIGGDGSWCLPALNRLLWAKQIQHPKDGRTWMISGVASDGALQLHHGTRYEEWRRWSS; translated from the coding sequence ATGCCTTGGATGAATGAGGCCTGTCGTCCAGGCCGCCATGGTGGTCGAGTGATGTGGAATTACCGCCGGGTGGCGGGTGGTGCTGCTCAGCCCTGGTTGCTGCGTTCAGTTCCGGTGTGCAGCAGCACGGAAGTGCTGCTGAGTCGTTGGTTGAAAGGGCCGGTTGAGTTCGATCAGGCCTGTGCCGTGGTGGCGGCTCACCAACGTTGGGGCACGGGCCAGTGGGGACGACGCTGGTCATCACCGCGGGGTGGTGTTTGGCTCAGTGCGGCTCTTCCTTGGCATGGCGAGGGATCAGGCCGTGCTGGCCTCTTGGGCTTAGCGGTTGCTGTGGCGTTTGCAGAACGATTGGAGTGCCATGGCCTTCCGGTCCGAATCAAATGGCCCAATGATCTTGTTTTGTACGGAAGAAAGTTGGCGGGGTTTCTGCCCAGCGTCACCCAGCGTGGATCGAGCGTGCGCCAGCTCCGCATTGGCTTTGGCCTCAATATTTGCAATCCAGTACCGATCGAGGGTATTGCTCTCGATCAGCTCGATCGAGTCGGTTCCCATGATCCGGCCCGTTGGACTGCCGAAATCCTTCTAGCTCTCGATCGTTGCCAACAGATCGGAGGTGATGGCAGCTGGTGCCTGCCAGCCTTAAACAGGCTGCTTTGGGCGAAGCAAATTCAGCATCCCAAAGATGGTCGGACCTGGATGATTTCTGGGGTGGCCTCCGATGGAGCGCTTCAGCTTCACCACGGGACGCGCTACGAGGAGTGGCGTCGCTGGTCTTCATGA
- a CDS encoding M23 family metallopeptidase, translated as MPVRVLHWFSLIWLLNVSAPLPQPPLGFDQPLEDLERQRVITPQERLGLETGRVGVPIRSNHRSEACRDGALSRQECASGVVTRTASPRVMFQRSRSQPVRIPVSALLAGGRGGFRLESVFAVTPRPLPVRGNGNRALLFPVVGQAFASSGFGWRLHPLLGSWLMHSGRDFAAPEGAPVVAALSGSVLSSGLAGGYGLAIELNHREPRRRTLYGHLSELYVKAGQRVRQGDVIGRVGSTGLSTGPHLHFELRLPSATSWYAVDPGDFDLAGWMPPGEDPVALLMSQLLESLKRDD; from the coding sequence ATGCCAGTTCGAGTGCTGCACTGGTTTTCGTTGATTTGGTTGCTCAATGTCTCTGCCCCGCTTCCGCAGCCACCGTTGGGTTTTGATCAGCCTCTTGAGGACTTGGAACGGCAACGGGTGATCACACCGCAGGAACGACTGGGCTTGGAGACAGGTCGAGTGGGTGTTCCGATTCGGTCCAACCATCGATCGGAGGCTTGTCGTGATGGTGCCCTGTCGCGACAGGAGTGTGCATCGGGCGTGGTCACTCGAACGGCGTCTCCCCGGGTGATGTTCCAGCGCTCCCGCTCTCAGCCTGTTCGGATTCCGGTGTCGGCATTGCTGGCCGGTGGACGGGGAGGGTTCCGATTGGAGTCTGTTTTTGCAGTGACGCCAAGACCTTTGCCCGTGCGAGGGAATGGGAATCGAGCCTTGTTATTTCCAGTTGTCGGACAGGCCTTTGCAAGTAGTGGGTTTGGTTGGCGGCTTCATCCCTTGCTGGGGAGCTGGTTAATGCACTCCGGTCGCGATTTTGCTGCTCCAGAGGGTGCCCCAGTGGTGGCGGCACTCTCCGGCTCCGTCTTAAGCAGTGGCTTGGCCGGTGGCTATGGCCTTGCTATTGAGTTGAATCATCGCGAGCCAAGGCGCCGAACCTTGTATGGCCATCTCTCTGAGTTGTATGTGAAAGCTGGTCAAAGAGTGCGCCAGGGCGACGTGATTGGACGAGTTGGAAGCACCGGCTTGAGCACAGGTCCGCATTTGCACTTCGAACTTCGGCTGCCATCAGCAACGTCTTGGTATGCCGTGGATCCCGGAGACTTCGATTTGGCGGGATGGATGCCACCTGGTGAGGATCCAGTGGCACTTTTAATGTCTCAGCTTCTGGAAAGTCTCAAGCGTGATGATTAG
- a CDS encoding sensor histidine kinase, whose protein sequence is MDEQSCVQIAIKNHGIGVPVSESMLKSWLNPFIRGRLRRDGLQVEGAGLGLALARELVVGWEGTLILEQSAVMDGSLTTALLTLPIRPVMRDGEVPEDAQKDQV, encoded by the coding sequence TTGGACGAACAGAGCTGTGTTCAGATTGCAATCAAAAACCATGGAATCGGTGTTCCCGTCTCGGAATCGATGCTGAAGAGTTGGCTGAATCCGTTTATTCGGGGGAGGCTTCGCCGCGACGGTCTTCAGGTAGAGGGAGCCGGTCTTGGCTTGGCACTAGCCCGAGAACTGGTCGTGGGCTGGGAGGGAACGTTGATCCTTGAGCAAAGCGCTGTGATGGATGGCTCACTCACAACAGCGTTGCTGACGTTGCCCATTCGCCCAGTTATGAGGGACGGAGAAGTTCCGGAAGACGCTCAAAAAGATCAGGTTTGA
- a CDS encoding response regulator, whose protein sequence is MLPGIDGLACLQRIQDKAVLAAPPRVVIVTALNDAGKRAEALSNGAEDYVLKPDLFERLPELLRPS, encoded by the coding sequence ATGCTCCCTGGCATCGATGGACTGGCTTGCTTACAACGAATTCAAGACAAAGCCGTTCTTGCAGCACCCCCTCGGGTGGTAATCGTGACAGCTCTCAATGACGCGGGAAAACGAGCGGAAGCCCTGAGCAACGGCGCCGAAGATTACGTGCTCAAACCTGATCTTTTTGAGCGTCTTCCGGAACTTCTCCGTCCCTCATAA
- a CDS encoding ABC transporter ATP-binding protein, with protein MVEADPKPIAELRGVSKIYGSGDLAVKALDQLDLVIREGDYLAVMGASGSGKSTAMNILGCLDRPTQGSYRLNDMAIDQLDDDALAEVRNRSLGFVFQQFHLLPNATAMDNVMLPMIYAGIEPEERRARARSALERVGLGQRLDNRPNQLSGGQQQRVAIARAIINQPSLLLADEPTGALDSQTTREVLELFDELHQQGITLVLVTHEDDVAARARQIARFQDGHILEINKPNGGLDHSDVDHSVGAI; from the coding sequence TTGGTTGAGGCAGATCCCAAACCGATTGCTGAACTTCGCGGTGTCAGCAAAATTTATGGTTCTGGCGACTTAGCCGTTAAAGCGCTTGATCAGCTCGACCTGGTCATTCGAGAAGGGGACTACCTGGCCGTGATGGGTGCCAGTGGATCTGGAAAGAGTACGGCGATGAATATTCTTGGCTGCCTCGACCGCCCTACTCAAGGGAGTTATCGCCTCAATGACATGGCGATTGATCAGTTGGATGACGATGCGTTAGCTGAAGTTCGAAACCGCTCGTTGGGTTTTGTTTTTCAGCAATTCCACCTCCTCCCCAATGCAACGGCAATGGACAACGTGATGTTGCCAATGATCTACGCCGGCATCGAGCCAGAGGAACGACGGGCAAGGGCACGGTCAGCCCTTGAGAGAGTTGGGCTTGGTCAACGCTTAGACAACCGTCCAAACCAACTCTCGGGGGGGCAGCAGCAACGGGTGGCCATTGCACGGGCCATCATCAATCAGCCCAGCCTGCTCTTGGCCGATGAACCAACGGGCGCCCTTGATTCACAAACCACCAGGGAAGTTCTGGAATTATTCGATGAGCTGCATCAACAGGGAATCACCCTTGTGCTCGTCACCCATGAAGACGACGTAGCGGCCCGAGCACGACAAATTGCTCGCTTTCAGGATGGTCACATCCTTGAAATCAACAAACCAAACGGGGGGTTAGATCACTCCGATGTCGATCATTCCGTAGGGGCAATCTGA
- a CDS encoding NAD(P)H-quinone oxidoreductase subunit N, translating to MPEMGALLLATQAMAAPGELLNLSLNASAVLPEGAVLLAMIATLLVDLAGEKVAARWVPPICYLGLGSALVLLALQWNAPLEPSFLGAFLADNLAVAFRAVIATSTLLSLLISWRYAEKSGTPVGEYAAILLAATLGAMLLCGATDLVSIFISLETLSVASYLLSGYMKRDARSSEAALKYLLVGSAAAAVFLYGASLLYGLSGSTSLEIIGLALQTSTTPLAALSLVFVLATVAFKIAAVPFHQWTPDVYEGSPTPVVAFLSVGSKAAGFALALRILVGCFGAFDDQWKLLFTVLAVLSMTLGNVVALAQTSMKRMLAYSSIGQAGFVMIGMVCGTEDGFAAMVLYMAAYLFMNLGAFACIILFSIRTGSDRISDYAGLYQKDPLITLGLSLCLLSLGGIPPMLGFFGKIYLFFAGWANHEYLLVVVGLITSVISIYYYISVIKMMVVKEPHEASDVVKNYPDVDWSLMGMQPLRVALIGCVGVTAIGGILSNPLFQWANEAVSETPLLQQAIALVGERGLG from the coding sequence ATGCCCGAGATGGGTGCTCTTCTCCTCGCCACCCAGGCCATGGCCGCCCCTGGTGAGTTGCTGAACCTTTCCCTGAACGCCTCGGCAGTCCTGCCGGAAGGGGCCGTTCTTCTGGCGATGATCGCCACGCTGTTGGTGGATCTTGCCGGCGAAAAGGTAGCTGCACGCTGGGTTCCACCGATTTGTTACCTCGGGCTAGGCAGCGCCCTGGTCCTACTGGCACTCCAATGGAATGCACCCCTGGAACCCTCATTCCTTGGGGCGTTTTTGGCGGACAATCTCGCCGTTGCTTTCCGGGCCGTCATTGCCACATCAACGCTGCTGTCACTACTGATTAGCTGGCGATATGCCGAAAAAAGCGGAACGCCTGTTGGCGAATACGCCGCAATCCTTTTAGCGGCGACCCTTGGGGCGATGCTCCTCTGTGGGGCAACGGATCTGGTCAGCATCTTCATCTCGCTCGAAACCCTTTCTGTGGCGAGCTACTTGCTGTCGGGGTACATGAAACGCGATGCCCGCAGCTCGGAAGCAGCGCTCAAATATCTGCTCGTTGGCTCAGCCGCTGCAGCAGTATTTCTTTACGGAGCTTCACTGCTGTACGGCCTTAGCGGCAGTACCAGCCTCGAAATCATTGGTCTTGCCTTACAGACCAGCACCACGCCCCTAGCGGCCTTGTCTTTGGTGTTTGTGCTGGCGACTGTGGCCTTCAAAATCGCGGCTGTTCCTTTTCACCAGTGGACTCCGGACGTTTACGAAGGCTCACCCACTCCAGTCGTTGCCTTTCTGTCTGTGGGCTCCAAAGCTGCAGGATTTGCACTGGCCCTACGCATTTTGGTGGGCTGTTTTGGAGCCTTCGACGATCAGTGGAAGCTGCTATTCACGGTCCTTGCCGTGCTGAGCATGACGTTGGGCAACGTCGTCGCCTTGGCACAGACATCGATGAAACGAATGCTGGCTTACAGCTCGATTGGCCAAGCCGGGTTCGTGATGATCGGCATGGTGTGTGGAACCGAAGACGGTTTCGCTGCCATGGTTTTGTATATGGCCGCTTATTTGTTTATGAACCTTGGTGCATTTGCTTGCATCATCCTGTTCTCGATTCGTACTGGTAGCGATCGAATTTCCGATTATGCGGGCCTGTATCAAAAAGATCCTTTAATTACGCTTGGCCTAAGTCTTTGCCTGTTATCCCTGGGAGGAATCCCTCCCATGCTTGGATTCTTTGGAAAAATCTATCTTTTCTTTGCCGGCTGGGCCAACCACGAATACTTACTTGTTGTTGTTGGACTGATTACATCAGTCATCTCTATTTACTACTACATCTCCGTCATCAAGATGATGGTTGTAAAAGAGCCCCACGAGGCATCTGATGTTGTTAAAAACTATCCAGATGTCGATTGGTCCCTGATGGGAATGCAGCCTCTGCGGGTTGCCCTGATTGGTTGTGTTGGCGTGACAGCCATCGGTGGAATTCTCTCCAACCCACTCTTTCAATGGGCGAACGAAGCTGTCTCTGAAACACCTCTGCTCCAACAGGCGATCGCTCTAGTTGGAGAGAGGGGTCTTGGTTGA
- the topA gene encoding type I DNA topoisomerase, producing MAHTLVIVESPTKARTIRGFLPKGFKVEASMGHVRDLPNNASEIPAAAKGQKWANLGVNTEAEFEPLYVVPKDKKKIVRELKDALKGADQLLLATDEDREGESISWHLLQLLAPKVPVKRMVFHEITKEAIGKALDQTRDLDMELVHAQETRRILDRLVGYTLSPLLWKKVAWGLSAGRVQSVSVRLLVQRERARRAFCSGSYWDLKAKLEQGGRGFEAKLTHVAGRRIASGNDFDESTGGLKSGANVQLLQESEARALADKVQGSPWTVDAVEEKPTVRKPVPPFTTSTLQQESNRKLRLSARETMRCAQGLYERGFITYMRTDSVHLSDQAISASRTCVQSLYGKEYLSPGPRQFSTKARNAQEAHEAIRPAGESFRTPGDTGLDGRDLALYELIWKRTVASQMAEARLTMLSVDLSSADASFRANGKRIDFPGFFRAYVEGSDDPDAALEGQEVLLPSLAVGDKPQPKDVDALGHQTQPPARFSEASLVKMLEKEGIGRPSTYASIIGTIVDRGYATIQGNALTPSFTAFAVTALLEEHFPDLVDTSFTARMENTLDEISHGKVQWLPYLEGFYKGEQGLETQVHQREGDIDPGASRTIDLEGLTCVVRIGRFGAYLESKRVSDDGEEELIKATLPREITPADLDQDQAELILKQKADGPEALGEDPETGDLVYLLFGQYGPYVQRGQVSDENPKPKRASLPKGVKPEDLKLDDALGLLRLPRLLGDHPDGGRIQAGLGRFGPYVVWDKGKSEKDYRSLKGEDDVLMVGLSRALELLAMPKRGRGGRTALKDLGKPEGSEETVQVYDGPYGLYVKQGKVNASLPEGKGAEDVTLEEAIELLAAKASAKKASRKSTAKKPAAKKPAAKKPAAKKAPATTKTGRLRASAVRVIKPGNS from the coding sequence GTGGCGCACACCCTCGTCATCGTTGAAAGCCCTACGAAGGCCCGCACCATTCGCGGCTTCCTTCCGAAGGGATTCAAGGTCGAGGCATCCATGGGCCACGTCCGGGATTTGCCGAACAACGCCAGCGAGATTCCTGCGGCTGCAAAGGGCCAAAAATGGGCCAACCTCGGCGTGAACACTGAGGCCGAATTTGAGCCTTTGTACGTGGTTCCGAAGGACAAAAAGAAAATTGTCCGTGAATTAAAAGATGCTTTAAAAGGCGCCGATCAGTTGCTCCTGGCCACGGATGAAGACCGGGAGGGGGAAAGCATTAGCTGGCACCTGCTTCAGCTGTTGGCCCCCAAAGTGCCCGTGAAGCGCATGGTGTTTCACGAGATCACCAAAGAAGCCATCGGTAAGGCGCTGGATCAGACGAGAGACCTCGACATGGAGCTCGTGCATGCCCAGGAGACCCGTCGGATTCTGGATCGCCTCGTCGGTTACACGCTGTCGCCGCTGCTTTGGAAAAAAGTGGCCTGGGGCCTTTCTGCCGGACGGGTTCAATCGGTTTCGGTTCGTCTTCTCGTGCAACGTGAACGGGCCCGACGAGCCTTCTGCAGTGGCAGCTATTGGGATTTAAAAGCCAAGTTGGAGCAGGGTGGTCGCGGATTTGAAGCGAAGCTCACCCACGTGGCTGGACGGCGGATTGCCAGCGGCAATGACTTCGACGAGAGCACCGGTGGCTTGAAATCTGGAGCCAATGTGCAATTGCTCCAAGAAAGTGAGGCAAGGGCTTTGGCCGACAAGGTTCAGGGGAGCCCTTGGACGGTGGATGCGGTGGAAGAAAAGCCGACCGTGCGCAAGCCGGTTCCACCGTTCACGACCAGCACGCTTCAGCAGGAGTCCAACCGCAAGTTGCGCCTTTCTGCGCGGGAAACCATGCGTTGCGCTCAAGGCCTGTATGAGCGCGGATTCATCACGTACATGCGGACGGATTCCGTTCATCTATCCGACCAAGCGATTAGTGCATCACGAACCTGCGTCCAAAGCCTCTACGGCAAGGAGTATTTGAGCCCCGGACCACGTCAATTCAGCACGAAGGCACGCAATGCCCAAGAAGCGCATGAGGCGATTCGTCCTGCCGGAGAAAGCTTCCGCACCCCTGGAGATACCGGTCTTGATGGTCGTGATCTGGCTTTGTATGAGTTGATTTGGAAGCGAACCGTCGCCAGTCAGATGGCTGAGGCGAGGCTCACGATGCTCTCGGTGGATTTGAGCTCAGCTGATGCGAGTTTCAGAGCCAATGGCAAGCGCATCGATTTTCCTGGGTTTTTCCGCGCCTATGTCGAGGGAAGTGATGATCCTGACGCCGCTCTCGAGGGGCAAGAGGTGCTGCTGCCGTCCCTCGCGGTCGGGGATAAGCCTCAGCCGAAAGACGTGGATGCCTTGGGGCATCAAACCCAGCCGCCCGCTCGATTTAGCGAAGCGTCCTTGGTGAAGATGTTGGAAAAAGAAGGCATTGGACGACCATCCACCTATGCCTCGATCATTGGCACCATTGTTGATCGCGGCTACGCAACGATTCAGGGAAACGCCTTGACCCCGAGCTTTACCGCTTTTGCTGTAACGGCCCTGCTGGAGGAGCATTTCCCCGATCTGGTGGATACCAGCTTCACGGCACGGATGGAGAACACCCTCGATGAGATCTCCCACGGCAAAGTGCAGTGGCTTCCCTATCTCGAAGGGTTTTACAAGGGAGAACAGGGCCTTGAAACCCAAGTGCATCAGCGGGAGGGGGATATCGACCCAGGCGCCTCTCGAACGATTGATCTGGAGGGCCTGACCTGCGTTGTTCGCATTGGTCGGTTTGGTGCCTACCTCGAGTCGAAGCGGGTGAGTGACGACGGTGAGGAGGAGTTGATCAAGGCAACGCTCCCCCGCGAAATCACCCCAGCGGATCTGGATCAAGATCAAGCCGAGCTAATTCTTAAGCAGAAAGCGGATGGACCTGAGGCTCTCGGGGAAGATCCGGAAACGGGCGACTTGGTTTACCTGCTCTTTGGCCAATACGGCCCCTACGTCCAGCGTGGTCAGGTGAGTGATGAGAATCCCAAGCCCAAGCGCGCTTCGCTGCCAAAAGGCGTGAAACCTGAGGATCTCAAGCTCGACGACGCCTTGGGTCTTTTGCGGTTACCGCGACTTTTGGGAGATCATCCTGATGGTGGACGTATCCAGGCTGGCCTCGGTCGTTTTGGCCCCTACGTCGTTTGGGATAAGGGCAAAAGCGAGAAGGATTACCGCTCCTTAAAGGGGGAAGACGACGTGCTGATGGTTGGTCTTTCCAGGGCTTTGGAGCTCTTGGCGATGCCCAAACGTGGCCGCGGAGGACGGACAGCCCTGAAAGACTTGGGCAAGCCAGAGGGAAGTGAGGAGACCGTCCAAGTCTATGACGGACCATATGGCTTGTATGTCAAACAGGGCAAGGTGAACGCGTCGCTGCCGGAAGGCAAGGGCGCTGAAGACGTCACCCTGGAAGAAGCCATCGAACTGTTAGCCGCGAAGGCTTCAGCCAAGAAGGCGAGTCGTAAATCAACGGCGAAGAAACCCGCGGCGAAGAAGCCTGCAGCGAAGAAACCTGCAGCGAAAAAGGCCCCGGCTACAACAAAAACGGGTCGGCTTCGGGCGAGTGCAGTGCGGGTGATTAAGCCGGGAAATAGCTAA
- a CDS encoding DUF2232 domain-containing protein gives MSLDPQPLSRQQALRLVEGAYLAATTGLIWLALYYLPVGGALFRLALPLPLTLLQLRRGGRSGAEGLLLAVLLLTALMGPVRGPLLLFPYGLLALWLGWCWCRGWSWWLSWSMGVVLGTFGFLVRVVVLSLLVGENLWVVITRAGAGILDRLIAVLHLPITPDLTQVQVMAFLLVVVQEVIYVLSLHALAFWIFPRLRSPIPEPPPLLHALVALDPL, from the coding sequence ATGAGCTTGGATCCACAACCCCTCAGCCGTCAGCAAGCTTTGCGGTTAGTCGAAGGGGCGTATCTCGCGGCAACCACAGGCTTGATCTGGTTGGCCTTGTACTACCTCCCTGTTGGTGGTGCTCTGTTTCGATTGGCGCTTCCCCTCCCTCTCACCCTTCTTCAGTTGCGACGTGGCGGCAGGTCTGGGGCTGAGGGTCTCCTGCTGGCCGTCCTTCTTCTGACGGCGCTCATGGGTCCAGTCCGTGGACCTCTCTTGCTGTTCCCCTATGGATTGTTGGCGTTATGGCTGGGTTGGTGTTGGTGTCGAGGATGGAGTTGGTGGTTGAGTTGGAGCATGGGAGTGGTCCTGGGGACCTTTGGTTTTTTAGTGCGGGTGGTGGTCTTGTCTCTTCTGGTGGGAGAAAACCTTTGGGTTGTGATCACCCGTGCGGGGGCTGGAATCTTGGATCGTCTCATCGCCGTGCTGCATCTCCCTATCACCCCTGATTTAACGCAGGTTCAAGTGATGGCCTTCCTGTTGGTGGTTGTGCAGGAGGTGATCTACGTGCTCTCCCTCCATGCACTGGCCTTTTGGATTTTTCCGCGATTGCGCTCGCCCATTCCTGAGCCGCCTCCGTTGTTGCATGCCCTTGTTGCCCTTGACCCACTCTGA